One Mugil cephalus isolate CIBA_MC_2020 chromosome 22, CIBA_Mcephalus_1.1, whole genome shotgun sequence genomic window carries:
- the LOC125000269 gene encoding achaete-scute homolog 4-like — translation MSCHGKDLMENIQFVPPLALHGISMDNRGAHYKDALRLGLPFHLEASYLDSVHGQRLPYGRLSYFPFHGPLGVCDYSFEPAFIRKRNERERHRVRCVNEGYARLREHLPQEFEDKRLSKVETLRAAIDYIKHLQGLLDLNASGMEMSLGDARNRESMSTRTECNSDGESKTSLSDSGEIVY, via the coding sequence ATGTCTTGTCATGGGAAGGATTTAATGGAGAATATTCAATTTGTACCTCCTCTGGCTCTCCACGGCATCTCCATGGACAACAGGGGAGCGCACTACAAAGATGCGCTCCGGCTCGGGTTGCCATTCCACCTGGAGGCTTCATACCTTGACTCCGTGCACGGCCAGAGGTTGCCCTACGGACGACTGTCATACTTCCCCTTCCACGGACCTCTCGGCGTGTGCGATTACTCCTTCGAGCCCGCGTTTATCCGGAAAAGAAACGAAAGGGAGCGGCACCGGGTGCGCTGCGTAAACGAGGGTTACGCGCGTCTCAGAGAGCACCTGCCCCAGGAGTTCGAAGACAAGCGGCTCAGCAAAGTGGAGACACTGCGGGCGGCTATTGACTATATCAAACACCTGCAGGGCCTGCTGGACTTAAACGCCTCCGGGATGGAGATGTCGCTTGGAGACGCGCGCAACCGCGAGTCGATGTCAACCAGGACCGAGTGCAACAGTGACGGAGAGTCCAAAACCAGCCTCAGCGACAGTGGGGAGATTGTTTACTAG